A single Macadamia integrifolia cultivar HAES 741 unplaced genomic scaffold, SCU_Mint_v3 scaffold1597, whole genome shotgun sequence DNA region contains:
- the LOC122064278 gene encoding putative leucine-rich repeat-containing protein DDB_G0290503 — MFKLHRHRSEKAGDRIDFKFSNFQAIQVPKGWDKLFVSIVSVETGKTIAKSSKASVRNGNCQWTESLSESIWLSQDNASKELEQCLFKFVVAMGSVRSGILGEAMVNLTGYINSRASSPVLLPLKKCNHGTSLQVKIQCLTPRARVRDEQRKEPNSHPEDLNADYDDMDNKSDGSDYTFRQSFGSSSSNNLGITSHPGDLGSRDPSFSASGSRHSSDSAEGSIGRTNFSPRNSLTADVYNVIGRQDSNGSSIDDHSQSNHASLNSKVTSSGSNLKNQSPELWQSSSHVQATPSLRNAGSSKDVEAAEDTIKELRSEARMWERNARKLMQDLEILKKEFSDQSMHQADLDVELSAAYAERDGLKQEIEQLKVLLEESMVKQTSAENSKIQSKGMSHIQKELEDEIKFHQESNAELALQLKKTQESNIELVSILQELEETIEIQRLEIGNLSALKSKLNDLENCSQDNEEKEGQNSNMEGSNVEITLKSHEAGAEDELKLVFQLKELQESQKSLQTAVELLEKVVEDKNQEIEVERSLRHQMLLNAEANWRHQLSAKEERILNLEAKLSDSLNSQCSENIEVVNGSNLDLLKEIEALKAKVQELERDCNELTDENLELLLELKESKKDLQTEGNLVHSLPSEANVSANASESEVSDIKTQIFKLEQGMNREMGNDGVANKHLQNQLLDFQKKCNDLELQLQSFKDKECDLDAQLQKSQEKVEKQEMKIAALQRQLVSSQAVKIDREDQLTVPSTKKFESNGEIEMPTIFSELFAQLQLALAHIQKLKDNFCLVNTECENALNNSKDLNCIHVITQKEQPELILNDFVKLNKLLEEEISKFEEVLHHNEAESKEISENVTDALKKLDIYDSKENTLDKEDESEALRCSKSELESQVSNLQKEKCHLEESMEALLRESSITSKSLDDARNDLMVLSISLESHVSANKILEKKLLELESGKSELELHLSELEEENIQLSERISGLEAQLRYLTNERESSRLELENSKAFSFSLQDEIGKLGVEMEAQKLDLKQKLQDMQKHWSEAQEECEYLKRANPKLQSTAENLIEECSSLQKLNGELRNQKLELHERCTNLETELRESQKRFFDCLKKVELLEETLSSMQVDIASKEKFLMSELDDLLRENKEHKEKLMGESLLNQMYLEKKIEVENLQREVAHLTEQISASPDERDGIASDAVLEVSSLRLDKAKLEIVIQEAQARIKLTEDELETLRAESEAKVESLIFELSASTQNQELLMADNEKLLRSLQDAIASEDKLKSNVNMLERKLSASEYEKQQVVEEITTLKVQLQKIGHLQEEVLALKSSRNETKFEKEKLEASLQLLSEDCEELKAERVSFLEKISSIQNAVSELEDCRRAKVALEEKLLRLEGDLTAREALCAHDAELKNELSRLKRANSQFQRKIQLLEVEKEEYLKKSQTLEEELQLKKEKKHGQSESKSGSSMSDTIAFPTCGELELQKDEMGNNTQHQEIWTPSLKTSPMQELPEHQQNLNGNQYERECDGFHRDHSGSPQDREVNLVLKIQVLENELAEALEANEMYKVQLRRLLSEGENGHTDAPKQLTAVGEILQKEGFEQKASLLEAELKEIRERYFHMSIRYAEVEAQREELVIELKTLKNGRRWFS; from the exons GTACCAAAAGGATGGGACAAACTTTTTGTGTCAATTGTCTCTGTGGAAACCGGGAAAACAATTGCCAAGTCAAGTAAAGCATCAGTAAGGAATGGGAATTGTCAATGGACAGAATCTCTGTCAGAATCTATATGGCTTTCACAAGACAATGCTTCAAAAGAGCTCGAACAGTGTCTTTTTAAGTTTGTTGTTGCCATG GGATCTGTTAGATCTGGTATTCTTGGTGAGGCTATGGTGAACCTGACAGGCTACATTAATTCAAGAGCTTCTTCCCCTGTCTTATTGCCATTGAAAAAATGCAATCATGGGACAAGTTTACAA GTCAAAATTCAATGCCTTACACCAAGAGCAAGAGTCAG GGATGAGCAGCGGAAAGAACCAaattcccacccagaggacctGAATGCAGACTATGATGACATGGACAACAAGTCAGATGGGTCTGATTATACATTCCGTCAGAGTTTcgggtcttcctctagtaatAATTTGGGCATCACTTCTCATCCAGGAGATCTTGGTAGCAGG GACCCAAGTTTCTCTGCATCAGGGTCACGCCATAGCTCTGATTCCGCTGAAGGTTCAATAGGCAGGACAAATTTTTCACCTAGGAACAGCTTAACTGCTGATGTGTATAATGTAATTGGCAGACAAGATTCAAATGGATCTTCTATTGATGATCATTCTCAATCAAATCATGCTTCCCTTAATTCAAAGGTGACAAGTTCAGGCAGCAATCTAAAGAATCAGAGCCCAGAGTTGTGGCAAAGCTCTTCACATGTTCAAGCTACACCGTCCTTGAGGAATGCTGGTTCTTCTAAAGATGTGGAAGCTGCAGAAGATACAATTAAAGAGCTCCGTTCTGAAGCTAGGATGTGGGAGAGAAATGCTCGAAAGCTAATGCAAGATCTGGAAATATTGAAGAAGGAATTCTCTGACCAGTCAATGCACCAGGCAGATCTGGATGTGGAGCTTTCAGCAGCATATGCTGAGCGTGATGGCTTGAAGCAGGAAATCGAACAACTTAAAGTGTTGTTAGAGGAATCTATGGTGAAACAAACATCTGCTGAAAATTCTAAAATTCAATCAAAAGGCATGTCCCATATTCAAAAGGAATTGGAAGATGAGATCAAGTTTCATCAAGAGTCCAATGCTGAATTGGCTCTACAATTGAAGAAAACACAAGAATCTAATATTgagcttgtttctattcttCAGGAACTAGAAGAGACCATAGAGATACAAAGATTGGAAATAGGTAATCTTTCAGCACTGAAGTCGAAGTTAAATGATCTGGAGAACTGTAGCCAAGAcaatgaagagaaagaaggacAAAATTCAAATATGGAAGGTAGCAATGTTGAAATCACGCTCAAATCCCATGAAGCAGGGGCAGAGGATGAGTTGAAATTGGTATTCCAGCTGAAAGAGTTGCAGGAATCACAGAAGAGTTTGCAAACAGCTGttgaattattggaaaaggtcGTGGAGGACAAAAACCAGGAGATCGAGGTTGAACGAAGCCTGAGGCACCAAATGTTACTCAATGCTGAGGCTAATTGGAGGCATCAGCTATCTGCAAAAGAAGAACGCATCCTCAATTTAGAAGCAAAATTATCTGATTCACTCAATTCTCAATGTTCAGAGAATATAGAGGTTGTCAATGGATCCAACCTTGATCTGCTCAAAGAAATTGAAGCCTTAAAAGCAAAAGTGCAGGAACTAGAGAGGGACTGCAATGAGCTTACGGATGAAAACCTGGAGCTTCTACTTGAGCTCAAAGAATCAAAAAAAGATCTTCAGACTGAAGGCAATTTGGTCCATTCTTTGCCTAGTGAAGCTAATGTTTCTGCCAATGCATCTGAGTCTGAAGTCAGTGATATTAAAACTCAAATATTCAAGCTGGAACAGGGGATGAATAGAGAAATGGGAAATGATGGTGTTGCAAACAAACACTTACAAAACCAATTGTTAGATTTTCAGAAGAAATGTAATGATCTGGAGCTTCAGTTgcaatcttttaaggataaagAATGTGATCTTGATGCCCAACTCCAAAAGAGCCAAGAGAAAGTCGAAAAGCAAGAAATGAAAATTGCTGCATTGCAGAGGCAGTTAGTCAGCTCCCAAGCAGTAAAAATAGACAGAGAGGATCAGCTTACTGTTCCATCTACAAAAAAGTTTGAATCAAATGGTGAGATAGAAATGCCTACAATATTTTCTGAATTATTTGCGCAGCTTCAGTTGGCTCTGGCTCATATTCAGAAGCTAAAGGACAACTTTTGTCTTGTAAATACTGAATGTGAAAATGCTCTTAATAATTCAAAGGATCTGAACTGTATACATGTCATCACTCAGAAGGAGCAGCCTGAGCTTATCTTAAATGATTTTGTCAAGCTGAATAAATTattggaagaagagattagCAAGTTTGAGGAAGTACTTCATCATAATGAAGCGGAGAGCAAGGAAATAAGTGAAAATGTTACTGATGCTCTGAAGAAGCTGGACATTTATGATTCAAAGGAAAATACACTTGACAAGGAAGATGAATCAGAGGCTCTAAGATGTTCTAAGAGTGAGTTAGAATCACAGGTTTCCAATCTTCAGAAAGAAAAATGTCATTTGGAGGAGAGCATGGAGGCCTTGCTAAGAGAAAGCAGTATTACCTCTAAAAGTCTGGATGATGCAAGAAATGATCTGATGGTGCTCAGCATCAGTTTGGAATCCCATGTTTCTGCCAATAAGATTCTTGAAAAGAAATTGTTGGAGCTAGAAAGTGGAAAATCTGAACTGGAGCTCCATCTATCTGAGCTGGAAGAAGAGAACATACAGTTGTCAGAGCGGATATCTGGTTTAGAAGCACAACTGAGGTATTTGACGAATGAAAGGGAGTCCAGCCGATTGGAACTGGAAAATTCTAAAGCATTTTCTTTTAGTCTCCAGGATGAGATTGGAAAACTGGGGGTTGAGATGGAGGCACAAAAATTGGATCTAAAACAAAAATTGCAGGACATGCAGAAGCATTGGTCAGAAGCTCAAGAGGAGTGTGAATATCTGAAGAGAGCAAATCCAAAATTACAGTCCACAGCTGAAAATCTCATTGAAGAATGCAGTTCTCTTCAGAAATTGAATGGGGAACTACGGAATCAGAAACTGGAGTTGCATGAACGTTGTACAAATTTGGAGACTGAACTGAGGGAATCACAAAAGAGATTTTTTGATTGCCTTAAAAAAGTTGAACTTTTAGAGGAAACTTTGTCTTCAATGCAGGTGGATATTGCCTCAAAAGAGAAGTTCCTAATGTCAGAACTTGATGATCTTCTTCGTGAAAACAAGGAACATAAAGAGAAACTTATGGGAGAGAGCTTGTTAAATCAGATGTATTTAGAGAAGAAGATTGAAGTTGAGAACCTCCAAAGAGAGGTTGCACATCTCACTGAACAGATATCTGCATCTCCTGATGAAAGAGATGGAATAGCTTCAGATGCAGTACTTGAAGTATCCAGTTTACGTTTGGATAAAGCCAAACTGGAAATAGTTATTCAGGAAGCCCAAGCTAGAATTAAATTGACTGAGGATGAATTAGAAACCCTTCGAGCAGAATCAGAAGCTAAGGTAGAAAGCTTGATTTTTGAACTATCTGCTTCAACACAAAATCAGGAACTGCTGATGGCTGACAATGAAAAACTCCTTCGATCATTGCAAGATGCAATAGCTAGTGAAGATAAGCTTAAAAGCAATGTAAACATGCTTGAAAGAAAACTTTCAGCTTCTGAATATGAAAAGCAACAAGTAGTGGAAGAAATTACTACCCTGAAGGTCCAGTTGCAGAAAATTGGACATCTTCAGGAAGAAGTCTTGGCTCTTAAGAGCTCACGCAATGAAACTAAGTTTGAAAAGGAGAAATTGGAAGCTTCATTGCAGTTACTGTCTGAAGACTGTGAAGAACTGAAGGCAGAAAGAGTCTCATTTCTTGAGAAAATTTCTAGTATACAAAATGCTGTGTCCGAATTAGAGGATTGCAGACGTGCAAAGGTTGCCCTTGAAGAAAAGCTTCTGCGTCTTGAAGGTGATCTGACTGCCAGAGAAGCATTATGTGCCCATGATGCTGAGCTGAAAAATGAGCTTAGCCGCCTTAAAAGAGCAAATAGCCAATTTCAGCGGAAGATACAGCTCCTTGAAGTAGAGAAAGAAGAGTACCTGAAGAAATCTCAAACCCTTGAAGAGGAACTACagctgaagaaagaaaaaaagcatgGTCAAAGTGAGTCCAAATCAGGATCTTCCATGTCCGATACCATAGCTTTTCCAACATGTGGAGAATTGGAGCTCCAGAAG GATGAAATGGGAAACAATACCCAGCACCAAGAAATCTGGACGCCATCTCTGAAGACTAGTCCAATGCAAGAGCTTCCAGAACATCAACAGAATCTCAATGGAAATCAATATGAGAGAGAG TGTGATGGCTTTCATCGTGATCATAGTGGAAGTCCTCAGGATAGAGAAGTTAATCTTGTATTAAAGATCCAAGTGCTTGAGAATGAACTTGCGGAGGCTTTGGAGGCAAATGAAATGTATAAAGTACAGCTTAGGAG GTTGTTATCTGAAGGGGAAAATGGTCATACAGATGCTCCCAAGCAATTAACAGCTGTAGGTGAGATCTTACAGAAAGAAGGATTTGAGCAGAAGGCATCATTGCTCGAGGCAGAGTTGAAAGAAATTCGTGAGCGCTACTTCCACATGAGCATCAGATACGCAGAGGTAGAAGCTCAGCGTGAGGAACTTGTGATAGAACTCAAGACTCTCAAAAATGGAAGGCGATGGTTCTCATGA